In the Lentimicrobium sp. L6 genome, one interval contains:
- the galE gene encoding UDP-glucose 4-epimerase GalE — MKILVTGGTGYIGSHTVVELQNKGYEVIIVDNLSNSHIQVIDQIEKISGKRPEFEQFDLIDVEKTKDFFSRNNDISGIIHFAAFKAVGESVGDPLMYYRNNLFSLVNILENMKVQEIDNLVFSSSCTVYGQPEALPVAEDAPIQMAMSPYGNTKQISEEVIQDTAKVTNVNAILLRYFNPIGAHESSLIGELPLGVPNNLVPFITQTAIGLRKELSVFGEDYNTPDGTAIRDYIHVVDLAKAHVIAVDRLIGEKQKKKVEIFNLGTGNGFSVLEVVNSFEKVSGEKLNYKIVERRAGDVEQVFADTKFANDELGWKAEKTLDEMMLTAWDWEKALKNKH, encoded by the coding sequence ATGAAAATTTTAGTAACAGGAGGAACCGGATATATAGGTTCACATACAGTAGTTGAACTTCAAAACAAGGGCTATGAAGTGATTATAGTTGATAACTTAAGTAACTCTCACATACAGGTTATAGATCAAATTGAAAAGATAAGTGGTAAAAGACCTGAATTTGAACAATTCGATTTAATTGATGTAGAAAAAACAAAAGACTTTTTTAGTAGAAATAATGACATCTCTGGAATTATCCATTTTGCGGCTTTTAAGGCTGTTGGTGAATCTGTTGGAGACCCATTAATGTATTATAGGAATAATCTATTTTCTTTAGTTAATATTTTGGAGAATATGAAAGTCCAAGAGATTGATAATTTAGTTTTTTCTTCTTCTTGTACTGTCTATGGGCAACCTGAAGCTTTACCAGTAGCTGAAGATGCACCTATTCAAATGGCCATGTCGCCTTATGGTAATACCAAACAAATTTCAGAGGAGGTTATACAAGATACAGCTAAGGTAACCAATGTAAATGCGATTCTTCTAAGATATTTTAATCCCATTGGCGCGCATGAATCCTCCTTGATAGGAGAATTGCCTCTTGGGGTTCCTAATAACTTGGTTCCCTTTATTACGCAAACAGCTATTGGATTAAGAAAAGAATTGTCGGTTTTTGGTGAAGATTATAATACCCCTGATGGAACTGCTATTAGGGATTATATTCATGTAGTAGATTTGGCAAAAGCTCATGTTATTGCGGTAGATCGCCTGATTGGAGAAAAGCAAAAAAAGAAAGTAGAAATCTTCAATCTTGGAACTGGAAATGGATTTTCTGTTTTGGAAGTTGTCAACTCTTTCGAGAAAGTTTCTGGAGAAAAGCTCAATTATAAAATTGTTGAACGAAGAGCTGGAGATGTAGAACAAGTATTTGCTGATACTAAATTTGCTAATGACGAATTAGGATGGAAAGCAGAAAAAACGCTTGACGAAATGATGCTGACAGCATGGGACTGGGAGAAAGCTTTAAAAAATAAA
- a CDS encoding polysaccharide deacetylase family protein, with protein MEQLYIYSHKNSKRLQYILKLIFNELMGLDYKFTTNIEEFRSAVHPKFAYTNSPPNDALFLCCKNLLFETDIRHQELQFVDFKDIPSAFPVYHKKSILPFDMFAASFLFISRYEEYLPHKKDHHKRFVAAESLAFQKGFLQKPVINIWAKELHRILKEKYPILPEYKGRYKFTPTYDIDIAWSFKNKGLTRNFGGLMRDILHFDWKQVKLRVQVLNHKVKDPYDTYQIQHRWTKKYKLNPIYFILFGELGPFDKNISFINSNFQNLIKDLRDHAQIGIHPSYASNENPKLLKNELNNLSENVHIDITRSRQHFLKLDLPSTYRNLLNLGIQHDYTMGFASQVGFRAGICESFFFYDLDLETETKLRVHPFAVMDGTLRDYLKTDSDNAKNIISNLIKEVKAVDGHFISLWHNESLNNLDKWSGWLEVYEHLLKEATK; from the coding sequence TTGGAACAACTCTATATCTATAGTCATAAAAACAGCAAAAGGCTTCAATATATCTTAAAGCTTATCTTTAATGAATTAATGGGTTTAGATTATAAATTCACAACTAATATTGAGGAGTTTCGCTCAGCTGTGCATCCCAAATTTGCTTATACCAATAGCCCTCCAAATGATGCATTGTTTTTGTGCTGTAAAAACCTGCTTTTTGAAACTGATATCAGACATCAAGAATTGCAGTTTGTAGATTTTAAAGATATTCCATCTGCATTTCCTGTTTATCATAAAAAAAGCATATTACCTTTCGATATGTTTGCAGCATCATTTCTGTTCATTAGCAGATATGAAGAATACCTTCCTCATAAAAAAGATCACCATAAAAGATTTGTGGCTGCTGAGAGTTTAGCTTTTCAAAAAGGCTTCCTTCAAAAACCTGTTATCAATATTTGGGCTAAGGAGCTGCACCGAATACTAAAAGAGAAATACCCCATATTACCAGAGTATAAAGGAAGATACAAATTTACTCCCACCTATGATATAGATATTGCTTGGTCATTTAAAAACAAAGGATTAACCAGAAACTTTGGTGGTCTCATGAGAGACATTCTTCATTTTGATTGGAAGCAGGTTAAACTGAGAGTCCAAGTGCTTAATCATAAAGTTAAAGACCCATACGATACCTATCAAATTCAGCACAGATGGACAAAAAAATACAAATTAAATCCCATTTATTTTATTTTATTTGGTGAACTGGGGCCTTTTGATAAAAACATATCATTTATAAACAGCAATTTCCAAAATCTCATTAAAGATTTACGAGACCATGCTCAAATAGGTATCCATCCTTCTTATGCTTCTAACGAAAACCCTAAGCTGCTAAAAAATGAACTAAATAATCTTTCGGAGAATGTTCATATTGATATCACTAGAAGCAGACAGCACTTTTTAAAACTCGACCTCCCCTCCACCTATAGAAACTTACTTAATCTTGGTATTCAGCATGACTATACCATGGGGTTTGCAAGCCAAGTGGGGTTTAGAGCTGGCATTTGTGAATCATTCTTCTTTTATGATCTGGATCTAGAAACAGAAACCAAATTAAGAGTTCACCCTTTTGCAGTAATGGATGGAACCTTAAGAGATTATTTAAAAACAGATTCCGATAACGCTAAGAATATCATCAGTAATCTGATAAAAGAAGTAAAAGCTGTAGATGGTCATTTTATTAGCTTATGGCATAATGAATCCTTAAATAATCTGGACAAATGGAGCGGCTGGCTCGAAGTTTATGAACACCTTTTAAAAGAAGCCACCAAGTGA
- the upp gene encoding uracil phosphoribosyltransferase, which produces MNMVHNLSSEISILNQYVSELRNVKVQNDRWRFRKNLERIGAVMAYEISKQLEYEVNNIETPLGVAQCNQLKSNVVVASIMRAGIPMHNGLLSVFDHAENAFISAYRKHEKDGSFKIKLEYVSKPDLTDKILILCDPMLATGASMGLTYKALIEEAKPKHTHILSAIASSEGINYLERNFSKSAITIWSAAIDDELTAQSYIVPGLGDAGDLAFGKKL; this is translated from the coding sequence ATTAATATGGTGCATAATTTAAGTAGCGAGATTTCTATTCTAAATCAGTATGTTTCAGAACTCAGAAATGTAAAAGTACAAAATGATAGATGGCGATTTCGTAAAAATCTAGAAAGAATTGGTGCCGTTATGGCTTATGAAATAAGTAAGCAATTAGAATATGAAGTTAACAACATAGAAACTCCACTTGGGGTAGCACAATGTAATCAACTAAAATCAAATGTGGTGGTAGCCTCCATTATGCGTGCCGGAATACCAATGCACAATGGTTTATTGAGTGTTTTTGATCATGCCGAGAATGCCTTTATTTCCGCATACAGAAAACATGAAAAAGATGGAAGTTTCAAAATAAAACTAGAATATGTATCAAAACCAGATTTAACAGATAAAATCTTGATTTTATGCGATCCTATGTTAGCTACAGGAGCATCAATGGGGCTTACCTATAAAGCACTCATTGAGGAGGCTAAACCCAAACACACACACATCCTATCAGCAATTGCTAGTAGTGAAGGTATCAATTATTTAGAAAGGAATTTTTCAAAGTCTGCTATCACTATTTGGTCTGCGGCCATCGATGATGAGTTGACAGCACAATCATACATTGTTCCTGGTTTGGGTGACGCAGGAGATCTCGCTTTCGGAAAAAAACTATAA